In Trichocoleus desertorum ATA4-8-CV12, a genomic segment contains:
- a CDS encoding glycosyltransferase family 1 protein, translating to MFPLKNQHVALISVHGDPAIEIGKEEAGGQNVYVRQVGEALARQGWQVDMFTRQSSPNQPKIVEHAPNCRTIRLVAGPEDFVPRDEIFEFLPEFVQKFLDFQQESGIEYPVVHTNYWLSSWVGMELKKRKKIQQVHTYHSLGAVKYKSISTIPLIASTRLATEKACLETAERIVATSPQEREHMRSHVSTRGNIDIIPCGTDIHRFGSISQLEARQKLGIDPDSKVVFYVGRFDPRKGIETVVRAVGRSQLRGQADLKLVIGGGSRPGQSDGRERDRIEGIVNELGLSEITTFPGRLGDETLPTYYAAADVCVVPSHYEPFGLVAIEAMASGTPVIASDVGGLQFTVVPEETGLLAPPQDDAAFAEAIDRILSDATWRNQLGVAARHRVETYFSWEGVASQLSELYQKLMSQPAEKELKKELQQVGA from the coding sequence TACGTACGGCAGGTAGGTGAAGCGCTAGCCCGTCAAGGGTGGCAGGTTGATATGTTTACCCGCCAAAGTAGCCCCAATCAACCCAAGATTGTGGAGCATGCTCCTAACTGCCGCACCATTCGTTTAGTTGCAGGCCCTGAGGATTTTGTACCTCGCGATGAGATCTTCGAGTTCCTCCCAGAGTTTGTGCAAAAGTTTCTCGATTTTCAGCAAGAGTCTGGCATTGAATATCCTGTGGTTCACACCAATTACTGGCTTTCTTCCTGGGTAGGAATGGAGCTAAAGAAACGCAAGAAGATTCAGCAAGTGCATACCTACCACTCTTTGGGAGCGGTGAAGTACAAGTCAATCTCCACGATTCCTTTAATTGCGAGCACTCGTCTGGCAACGGAAAAGGCTTGCTTGGAAACGGCTGAGCGCATTGTGGCAACTAGCCCCCAAGAGAGGGAGCATATGCGATCGCATGTTTCAACTCGCGGCAATATTGACATTATCCCTTGCGGTACGGATATTCACCGATTTGGCTCCATCTCGCAGTTAGAAGCACGGCAAAAGCTGGGGATTGATCCCGACTCTAAGGTGGTGTTTTATGTGGGGCGCTTTGATCCCCGCAAAGGCATTGAAACCGTGGTGCGGGCGGTGGGTCGTTCACAGTTGCGTGGTCAAGCTGACCTGAAGTTGGTGATTGGTGGCGGTAGCCGTCCGGGCCAAAGTGATGGCAGGGAACGCGATCGCATTGAGGGTATTGTCAATGAGTTAGGTCTGAGCGAAATTACCACTTTCCCTGGCCGTTTGGGTGACGAGACGTTACCCACCTACTACGCTGCTGCGGATGTTTGTGTGGTGCCTAGCCATTACGAACCGTTTGGTCTAGTAGCAATTGAAGCGATGGCGAGTGGTACCCCTGTAATCGCCAGTGATGTGGGTGGTTTGCAATTTACGGTAGTCCCAGAAGAGACGGGTCTGCTGGCACCTCCCCAAGATGATGCGGCTTTTGCTGAGGCGATCGATCGCATTTTGAGTGATGCGACTTGGCGCAATCAGCTAGGAGTGGCGGCGAGACATCGGGTAGAAACTTACTTCAGCTGGGAAGGTGTCGCTTCGCAGTTGAGTGAGTTGTATCAGAAGCTGATGAGCCAACCTGCGGAGAAGGAGTTAAAAAAGGAGTTGCAGCAAGTGGGGGCTTAA
- a CDS encoding TIGR04222 domain-containing membrane protein, which yields MNLQQAELYQRIQAFSLDNPHDSLSFSKRLACENKWSVEYTQRVIQEYKKFVFLAVVAGHPVSPSEQVDQAWHLHLTYTRSYWEEFCSKVLGTPLHHEPTRGGNAEQEKFDDWYNQTLASYTAWFGEAPPTDIWPPAHLRFAQEAELIQVDPQHYWVLSKLKLPKPAIPLLALILALAIVGCTPLMRLELENPLNFRGPEFLGFYMMLAIPVVGFASLLRWLLRFPSQGAVASSDLDLYEIAFLAAGRERAVETAIVQLVQHRYLQPKSKIQALSVTEALPKERHPLEQAVETAARANGSVYHIRGAVTNIAEEVGDRLRERGLLLPYWRAFLAQWVPALSIIALLVLGISKISVGLERHKPVGFLMILCLFTAFAAIRCLTPVGLSRFGQQVVQTLLQQNASLKQAALNSQAKHSPVGLAFALFGTASLSSQSFADLRFVLSHSTSSSSSSFDGGGGCGSSGCSSGSCGGGCSGGGCGGCGG from the coding sequence ATGAACTTGCAACAAGCAGAGCTGTATCAGCGGATTCAAGCTTTTTCACTTGATAACCCCCATGACTCACTTTCTTTTAGCAAACGCTTAGCCTGTGAGAATAAGTGGAGCGTTGAGTACACTCAGCGAGTTATTCAGGAATACAAAAAGTTTGTGTTTTTGGCAGTGGTAGCAGGGCATCCGGTCAGCCCTTCCGAACAGGTAGACCAAGCTTGGCATCTCCACTTGACCTATACTCGCTCTTACTGGGAAGAGTTTTGTTCCAAGGTTTTAGGCACCCCACTACACCACGAACCGACGAGGGGTGGCAACGCCGAGCAAGAAAAGTTTGACGACTGGTACAACCAAACCCTTGCAAGTTATACAGCTTGGTTTGGTGAAGCGCCCCCTACGGATATTTGGCCTCCAGCCCATTTGCGCTTTGCCCAAGAGGCAGAGTTAATTCAGGTTGATCCCCAGCATTATTGGGTTTTGTCGAAGTTAAAACTGCCCAAGCCCGCGATCCCACTTCTGGCACTGATACTTGCTCTGGCGATTGTGGGCTGCACGCCACTGATGAGGTTGGAGCTGGAAAATCCACTTAATTTCAGAGGGCCAGAATTTTTAGGGTTTTATATGATGTTGGCGATCCCAGTGGTAGGGTTTGCCAGTTTACTGCGTTGGCTGCTGCGCTTCCCAAGCCAAGGTGCAGTTGCCTCCTCTGATCTCGACTTGTACGAAATTGCGTTTTTAGCGGCAGGGCGAGAACGAGCAGTGGAGACAGCAATTGTTCAGTTAGTGCAACATCGATACTTACAACCTAAGTCCAAAATTCAAGCACTATCCGTTACCGAAGCTTTGCCTAAAGAGAGGCATCCTCTAGAACAGGCAGTTGAAACAGCAGCCAGAGCCAACGGGAGTGTGTACCACATTAGAGGAGCCGTAACCAATATTGCTGAGGAGGTTGGCGATCGCCTGCGAGAAAGAGGATTGTTATTACCTTATTGGCGAGCGTTTCTGGCGCAATGGGTTCCAGCTTTGTCCATTATTGCTTTGTTGGTGCTAGGGATTAGCAAGATTAGCGTTGGTCTTGAACGTCACAAACCAGTAGGATTCCTGATGATTCTCTGCCTTTTTACGGCCTTTGCAGCGATTCGCTGCTTAACTCCAGTTGGCTTAAGTCGTTTTGGACAGCAAGTTGTGCAAACTTTATTGCAGCAGAATGCCAGCTTGAAACAAGCAGCTTTAAACAGTCAAGCGAAGCACAGCCCAGTAGGATTAGCATTTGCTCTTTTTGGGACTGCATCTTTGTCAAGCCAATCCTTTGCAGATTTACGCTTTGTTCTAAGTCATTCAACTAGTTCGAGTAGTAGCAGTTTCGATGGTGGGGGTGGCTGCGGTAGTAGTGGTTGTAGCAGTGGAAGTTGCGGGGGTGGATGTAGTGGAGGTGGATGTGGGGGTTGTGGGGGTTAG
- a CDS encoding mechanosensitive ion channel family protein: protein MTVLLAAVTPQVAQNLIELAFDIVPRVFGAIGILVLTRLAIGVVGRVMRRTLNRTEPTIRKFLVQASEIVTLVVGISAALTALAIPTATLVTVVGAAGLAIGLALQNTLSHFAAGIMLITFRPFEVGDYVEGAGVFGIVDSIGLFYTTLVTRDNVKITVPNSNLFSGTLKNMTTLGTRRVDLEIDIGDRPIDSTITLLLALVLPHPLVLNDPKPTCHVHTVSPTTTVLYLRPWCAAEAYEQVRSEIQQMVKETLQQLDATPDPAIEPESEITDY, encoded by the coding sequence ATGACCGTTTTGCTTGCTGCCGTCACACCGCAGGTTGCCCAAAACCTGATTGAATTGGCTTTTGACATCGTACCGAGAGTCTTTGGGGCCATTGGTATCTTGGTCCTAACTCGCTTAGCGATCGGGGTCGTGGGGCGCGTTATGCGGCGAACCCTCAACCGCACCGAACCCACCATCCGCAAATTCCTGGTACAAGCCTCCGAAATCGTCACCCTAGTCGTAGGCATTAGCGCCGCCCTGACCGCCCTGGCCATTCCTACCGCCACCTTAGTCACTGTAGTGGGTGCCGCCGGACTCGCGATCGGCTTAGCGCTGCAAAACACCCTGTCTCACTTCGCAGCGGGCATTATGCTCATCACCTTTCGACCCTTTGAAGTGGGCGACTATGTGGAAGGCGCAGGCGTATTTGGCATCGTCGATAGCATCGGCCTGTTCTACACCACCCTAGTCACTCGCGATAACGTCAAAATCACCGTCCCCAACAGCAACCTATTCAGCGGCACCCTAAAAAACATGACCACCTTGGGCACCCGCCGCGTCGATTTAGAAATTGACATCGGCGATCGCCCCATCGACTCCACCATCACCCTGTTGCTCGCCCTAGTCCTCCCCCACCCCCTAGTCCTCAACGATCCCAAACCCACCTGCCACGTCCACACCGTCTCCCCCACCACCACAGTCCTCTATCTACGACCCTGGTGCGCCGCTGAAGCTTACGAACAAGTGCGATCGGAAATTCAACAAATGGTCAAAGAAACCCTACAACAACTCGATGCCACCCCAGATCCCGCCATAGAGCCAGAATCCGAGATCACCGACTACTAA
- a CDS encoding oligopeptide transporter, OPT family: MPSKSQPKMVLPREAYQALPPGERYEPVVPDESEMPELTPKSLLVGVAVGILFGAANAYLGLKVGLTVSASIPAAVIGVAVFRALRQGSLLETNIVQTIGSTGESLAAGVIFTLPVLYLWGETPGFWPIFPLSLLGGLLGVLFMIPLRRFLIVQEHGRLTYPEGTACAEILVASQAGGPQAKLLFSGLGVGALYSALERFGRLWPAEPDVAIAQAGFRTSIGASVTPELLGVGYIVGPAIAAVILAGGAIGWLVIMPLIYLFGSGVPTPIAPETVTRIADMDSFSIWSRYIRYIGAGAVAFGGLFSLLKSAPTLWESVRLTAIALKQRGSHQAERTDRDLSLALVAVSLIVIGLLVAFLPLRTGGAGPVGLLAGLAVVVFSFFFVTVSSRIVGIIGNSSNPISGMTIVTVLICALLFGSAYSLQEAKVAVLTIGALVCIAAANAGDTSQDLKTGFLIGATPRNQQIGEIVGVVTTGLVMSAVLELFRADIVSGAFKAPQANLIRLVIDGVLGGNLPWGLVLVGAALAACVEMMRLPTLAFAVGLYLPIHLSIPIMIGGLIRLAVEAWSPPRSLERRREAGVLYASGLIAGAALLGVVGAAIAFFNLPFAQAEPPNPAQWQGAAIAFTLLSASLLWVISRSPSRRK, from the coding sequence ATGCCAAGCAAGTCGCAGCCGAAGATGGTGTTGCCACGGGAGGCTTACCAAGCGTTACCTCCAGGGGAACGTTACGAACCCGTAGTCCCCGATGAGTCTGAGATGCCTGAGTTGACGCCCAAATCTTTACTGGTTGGAGTGGCGGTAGGAATTTTATTTGGAGCGGCGAATGCTTATCTGGGGTTGAAGGTAGGGTTGACGGTTTCGGCTTCGATTCCGGCGGCGGTAATTGGGGTGGCTGTGTTCCGGGCGTTACGGCAAGGTAGCTTGCTCGAAACCAATATTGTCCAAACCATTGGCTCGACGGGAGAGTCTTTGGCGGCTGGGGTGATTTTCACCTTGCCAGTGCTGTACCTGTGGGGCGAAACACCAGGTTTCTGGCCGATTTTTCCGCTGTCGCTGCTCGGTGGGTTGCTGGGCGTGCTGTTTATGATTCCGCTGCGGCGATTCTTGATTGTGCAGGAGCATGGACGACTGACCTATCCGGAAGGGACTGCTTGTGCTGAAATTTTGGTGGCATCCCAGGCAGGAGGGCCACAAGCCAAGCTTTTGTTTAGTGGTTTGGGTGTGGGGGCTTTGTACTCGGCTTTAGAGCGCTTTGGTCGCCTTTGGCCTGCGGAACCGGATGTAGCGATCGCGCAAGCGGGATTTCGGACTTCGATTGGGGCCAGTGTCACACCGGAATTGCTGGGAGTGGGTTACATCGTTGGCCCAGCGATCGCAGCGGTAATCTTGGCGGGAGGGGCGATCGGGTGGCTAGTGATCATGCCCTTGATCTATTTATTTGGCAGTGGGGTGCCAACGCCCATTGCCCCGGAAACCGTCACTCGGATTGCCGATATGGACAGCTTCAGCATTTGGAGTCGTTACATCCGCTATATCGGAGCGGGGGCTGTGGCTTTCGGTGGCTTGTTTAGCTTGCTCAAGTCAGCTCCAACCCTGTGGGAATCAGTGCGACTCACCGCGATCGCCCTCAAGCAACGCGGCAGTCACCAGGCGGAACGGACGGATCGCGATTTGTCTCTAGCGTTGGTTGCAGTCAGTTTGATTGTGATTGGTTTGCTGGTGGCATTTTTACCGCTACGAACCGGAGGAGCGGGGCCAGTCGGGTTGCTGGCAGGTTTGGCAGTGGTGGTGTTTTCCTTCTTTTTTGTCACGGTCTCCTCGCGCATTGTGGGCATCATCGGCAATTCTTCGAACCCCATTTCCGGGATGACGATTGTCACGGTGCTAATTTGTGCGCTGTTGTTTGGCTCTGCCTATAGTCTCCAAGAAGCGAAAGTCGCGGTGCTCACCATTGGCGCTTTAGTTTGTATTGCCGCCGCCAACGCCGGAGATACCTCTCAAGACTTGAAAACGGGTTTTTTGATCGGAGCCACTCCCCGCAATCAACAAATTGGGGAAATTGTGGGAGTGGTTACGACTGGGTTGGTGATGAGTGCTGTGCTGGAGCTGTTCCGCGCCGACATTGTTTCTGGAGCCTTTAAAGCGCCCCAAGCCAACTTAATTCGGCTGGTGATTGATGGCGTTTTGGGTGGCAACTTACCGTGGGGCTTGGTCTTGGTGGGGGCGGCTTTAGCGGCTTGTGTGGAAATGATGCGGTTGCCCACGCTCGCCTTTGCCGTGGGGCTGTATCTGCCGATTCACCTCTCGATCCCAATTATGATCGGTGGTTTAATTCGGCTCGCGGTAGAAGCCTGGTCTCCCCCTCGCAGCCTAGAGCGACGGCGGGAAGCAGGGGTTTTGTATGCGTCAGGATTGATTGCGGGAGCAGCTTTGCTGGGTGTCGTAGGAGCCGCGATCGCCTTCTTCAACCTCCCGTTTGCCCAGGCAGAACCACCGAATCCAGCGCAGTGGCAAGGAGCCGCGATCGCCTTTACTCTCCTTAGTGCCAGTCTCCTTTGGGTGATCTCTCGCTCTCCAAGTCGGCGGAAGTAA
- a CDS encoding DUF3177 family protein — MQDQLWFEPLVWTDYRLALLFAVLFPLILLTWAFVQKNETIQHLLAIYWRVSSLLAITVYLMMAAVPLSFVSALMARVLIPIALWFWVDLNEEIDDQSRSPLKLTFNAWRWAMTVYSALGALLSLPFLQCAISQAALNTRFCRVWFDPPLLFKQYFHANTSVRFLGFLGVVGLLAYVACLSYFVLVKLSKQGRSATQQ; from the coding sequence ATGCAAGATCAACTCTGGTTTGAACCGCTAGTTTGGACAGATTACCGACTGGCCCTCCTATTTGCTGTCCTTTTTCCTTTAATTCTGCTGACTTGGGCTTTTGTGCAAAAAAATGAAACCATTCAGCATCTGTTAGCTATTTATTGGCGGGTTTCGAGCTTGCTAGCCATCACGGTCTACTTGATGATGGCAGCAGTGCCCCTCAGTTTTGTCTCAGCCCTGATGGCACGGGTTCTCATTCCCATTGCGCTGTGGTTCTGGGTTGACCTCAACGAAGAAATTGACGATCAATCCCGTAGTCCCTTGAAGCTAACATTTAATGCTTGGCGTTGGGCCATGACGGTCTACAGCGCTTTAGGAGCCTTGCTTAGTTTGCCTTTCCTGCAATGCGCTATTTCTCAAGCAGCTCTGAACACAAGATTTTGTCGGGTTTGGTTTGATCCACCCCTATTGTTCAAGCAGTATTTTCATGCCAACACCAGCGTCCGCTTTCTCGGCTTCCTTGGAGTGGTGGGTTTACTCGCTTATGTAGCTTGTTTGAGCTATTTCGTCTTGGTGAAGCTGTCCAAGCAAGGCCGCTCTGCCACCCAGCAGTAA
- a CDS encoding DUF2243 domain-containing protein, whose product MRANPTQTPLANQNQRGDRKSVVAAGILFGLGFSGFFDGVVLHQILQWHHMLTSAGYADTTVAGLKLNTLADGLFHVVAYAFTFSGLVVLWRGLERGNLAWSSKRFGGALLLGAGIFDVVEGIIDHQILGIHHVKSGPNEFAWDMGFLALGAGLAIAGWLLLRAAQQPTSK is encoded by the coding sequence TCCTACTCAAACTCCCCTCGCTAACCAAAACCAAAGGGGCGATCGCAAATCTGTAGTTGCCGCTGGGATTTTGTTTGGCTTGGGGTTTAGTGGTTTTTTTGATGGCGTGGTGCTGCATCAAATTTTGCAGTGGCATCACATGCTTACCAGTGCAGGCTATGCCGATACGACGGTAGCAGGGCTGAAACTCAATACCCTAGCAGATGGACTCTTTCATGTCGTGGCTTATGCGTTTACCTTTAGCGGGCTGGTGGTGTTGTGGCGGGGTTTGGAGCGGGGTAATTTAGCTTGGTCTTCCAAAAGGTTTGGGGGTGCTTTGCTGCTGGGGGCAGGGATCTTTGATGTGGTAGAGGGCATCATCGATCACCAAATTCTAGGCATCCACCACGTCAAGTCAGGCCCGAATGAATTCGCCTGGGATATGGGATTTTTAGCGCTGGGGGCAGGCTTAGCGATCGCGGGTTGGCTGTTGCTACGGGCTGCTCAACAACCAACCTCAAAATGA